The Aeromonas jandaei genomic interval AGATCCAGCCCCGACTGGTCGGGCATCGAGATGTCGCAGACGCAGACCCGGGCGCCACTGCCGGGCAGGCCGGCCAGCGCCTCGCTGGCGGAGCCAAATTCGGCGACCACCTGCAGGTCGGGCTCCAGATTGAGCAGTTGGGCAAAACCGGAACGGACGATCTGGTGATCGTCGATAAGGGCAATGTTTATCATGATGTCAGCCTGAAATTCGGTGCGTCATGACCATGACGCGGCCAACAAGATACCTGCCCCCCGAGTCAGGCTCAAGGGGCGGGGGGGAATAGGGGGAAAATCGACCCGATAAGCAGGGGAAGCTTGATCGGGATCAGGCTGTGCGGGCTGGCCTTCCGGGTTGGCCTGCCCGCAACCGTGATCAGCGGTGCAGCTCGCCGGCACGCTCCGGCTGATAGACCACTTCAAGGATCTCCACCTCGATGGTGCGACCGGCCGGGCCCGGCCAGGCGATGCTGTCCCCCACTTTCAGACCGAGCAGGGCACTGCCCACCGGTGCCAGTACCGAGATGTTGGTCTCGTCACCCTTGGCATCGCGCGGGTAGACCAAGGTGAGGCAGAACTCGTTGCCGCTGCTCTGCATCTTGAAGCGTACCTTGCTGTTCATGGTGACGACATCGGGCGGCATATCGGCCGGCTCGCGGATTTCGGCGCGATCCAGCTCCTCTTGCAGGGCAAGGTGCTGGGGATGGTTGCCGAGC includes:
- the rnk gene encoding nucleoside diphosphate kinase regulator codes for the protein MKQPHLVISSLDLDRIEQLLGNHPQHLALQEELDRAEIREPADMPPDVVTMNSKVRFKMQSSGNEFCLTLVYPRDAKGDETNISVLAPVGSALLGLKVGDSIAWPGPAGRTIEVEILEVVYQPERAGELHR